From one Catenuloplanes nepalensis genomic stretch:
- a CDS encoding 2-dehydropantoate 2-reductase yields MKVAVLGAGAIGAFVGASLCRAGVDVHLIARGEHLTALRADGVHVISPRGSFRARPPATGDPAEVGPSDYVFLGLKAHAYAASGPLVAPLLGPHTALIAAQNGIPWWYFHRLDGPYRDHRIEAVDPGGETSAVLAPDRAIGCVAYPATVIERPGVIRHLEGTRFAIGEPDGTISRRCLDFSAAMVAGGLKCPVEPRLRDDIWIKLIGNVALNPISALTRGTLAQMCEHAGVRAVIAALMAETLDVAARVGARPEISIERRIDGARRVGHHRTSMLQDLELGRPLELAAIVAAVVELADLTGAPAPTLRAVHALTDLLAAVPGRAT; encoded by the coding sequence ATGAAGGTCGCAGTCCTGGGTGCGGGGGCCATCGGAGCGTTCGTGGGAGCATCGCTCTGCCGGGCCGGAGTCGACGTCCACCTCATCGCGCGGGGCGAGCACCTGACCGCGCTGCGCGCCGACGGCGTCCACGTGATCAGTCCGCGCGGCTCGTTCCGCGCCCGCCCGCCGGCCACCGGCGACCCGGCCGAGGTGGGCCCGTCCGACTACGTGTTCCTCGGACTCAAGGCGCATGCGTACGCCGCGTCCGGCCCGCTGGTCGCGCCGCTGCTCGGCCCGCACACCGCGCTGATCGCGGCGCAGAACGGCATCCCGTGGTGGTACTTCCACCGGCTCGACGGGCCGTACCGCGACCACCGGATCGAGGCGGTCGACCCGGGCGGTGAGACCTCGGCCGTGCTCGCGCCGGACCGCGCGATCGGCTGCGTCGCCTACCCGGCCACCGTGATCGAGCGGCCCGGCGTGATTCGGCACCTCGAGGGCACCCGGTTCGCGATCGGCGAGCCGGACGGCACGATCTCCCGCCGCTGCCTCGACTTCAGCGCCGCCATGGTCGCCGGCGGCCTCAAATGCCCGGTCGAGCCGCGGTTGCGCGACGACATCTGGATCAAGCTGATCGGCAACGTGGCACTCAACCCGATCAGCGCGCTCACCCGCGGCACGCTGGCGCAGATGTGCGAGCACGCCGGGGTGCGCGCGGTGATCGCCGCGTTGATGGCCGAGACGCTGGACGTCGCGGCCCGGGTCGGCGCCCGCCCGGAGATCTCCATCGAGCGCCGCATCGACGGCGCCCGCCGGGTCGGCCACCACCGTACCTCGATGCTGCAGGACCTGGAGCTCGGCCGCCCGCTCGAGCTGGCCGCGATCGTCGCGGCCGTGGTGGAACTGGCCGACCTGACCGGCGCGCCCGCGCCCACGCTGCGTGCCGTGCACGCGCTGACCGACCTGCTCGCCGCCGTTCCCGGGAGGGCCACATGA
- a CDS encoding aldehyde dehydrogenase family protein — protein sequence MIVKPGTAWTDAYAGCLRAAPEAFHDDRPLNRWGGGWRRDGVAGTARSPVDGTPIMAPPRVERATASAAVRAAADAHTAWARTPLPARTRRVRAALDEFRAHRDLLALLLVWEIGKPWRLARADVDRCIDGVAWYAERIADMLPGRTPLPGPVSNIASWNYPMSVIMHALLVQALAGNAVIAKAPTDGGVTCLTLATALATRHGLPITLLSGSGAELSGPLVTAPEIGCVSFVGGRTAGGRVAAGLIDSGKRHILEQEGLNCWGVWRFSDWDLLAGQIRRSFEYGKQRCTAYPRYVVQRELFPDFLDAYLPAVRAVRFGHPLAVPSADSDLEDLDYGPLINQAKAVSLTWSFDDAVTRGGIPIHRGSLADGLFLDGQDTGAYLAPAAILAPPPSSPLFHAEPFGPVDTIVLVDTEAELLAAMNASNGALVASLACDDEETGRKLGAELRAFKVGINRPRSRGDREEHFGGIGASWRGAFVGGELLVHAVTLGPPGERLDGNYDTPVR from the coding sequence ATGATCGTGAAGCCCGGCACCGCCTGGACCGACGCCTACGCCGGTTGTCTGCGCGCCGCCCCGGAGGCCTTCCACGACGACCGCCCGCTCAACCGCTGGGGTGGCGGATGGCGCCGCGACGGCGTCGCCGGCACCGCCCGCTCACCGGTCGACGGCACCCCGATCATGGCGCCGCCCCGGGTGGAGCGCGCCACCGCGTCCGCCGCGGTCCGGGCCGCCGCGGACGCGCACACCGCCTGGGCCCGGACGCCGCTTCCCGCCCGCACCCGCCGGGTGCGGGCCGCGCTCGACGAGTTCCGTGCCCACCGCGACCTGCTCGCGCTGCTGCTGGTCTGGGAGATCGGCAAACCCTGGCGGCTGGCCCGCGCGGACGTGGACCGCTGCATCGACGGCGTCGCCTGGTACGCCGAGCGGATCGCCGACATGCTGCCCGGCCGCACCCCGCTGCCCGGCCCGGTCAGCAACATCGCCAGCTGGAACTACCCGATGAGCGTCATCATGCACGCGCTGCTGGTCCAGGCGCTGGCCGGCAACGCGGTCATCGCCAAGGCGCCCACGGACGGCGGCGTCACCTGCCTCACGCTGGCCACCGCGCTCGCCACCCGGCACGGCCTGCCGATCACGCTGCTGTCCGGCTCCGGCGCGGAACTGTCCGGGCCGCTGGTCACGGCGCCGGAGATCGGCTGCGTCTCGTTCGTCGGCGGGCGCACCGCGGGTGGCCGGGTCGCGGCCGGGCTGATCGACAGCGGCAAGCGGCACATCCTGGAGCAGGAGGGCCTGAACTGCTGGGGCGTCTGGCGGTTCAGCGACTGGGACCTCCTGGCCGGCCAGATCCGCAGATCCTTCGAGTACGGCAAGCAGCGCTGCACCGCCTACCCCCGCTATGTGGTGCAGCGCGAGCTGTTCCCGGACTTCCTCGACGCCTACCTGCCCGCGGTCCGCGCGGTCCGGTTCGGGCACCCGCTCGCCGTACCCTCGGCGGACTCGGATCTTGAAGATCTTGACTATGGACCGCTGATCAACCAGGCCAAGGCCGTCTCGCTGACCTGGTCGTTCGACGACGCGGTCACGCGCGGCGGCATCCCGATCCACCGGGGATCGCTCGCCGACGGCCTCTTCCTCGACGGGCAGGACACCGGGGCCTACCTCGCGCCGGCCGCGATCCTGGCGCCGCCGCCCTCGTCCCCGCTGTTCCACGCGGAGCCATTCGGCCCGGTCGACACGATCGTGCTGGTCGACACGGAGGCCGAGCTGCTGGCCGCGATGAACGCCAGCAACGGCGCACTGGTCGCGTCGCTCGCCTGCGACGACGAGGAGACCGGCCGGAAGCTCGGCGCGGAGCTGCGCGCGTTCAAGGTCGGCATCAACCGGCCGCGTTCCCGTGGCGATCGCGAGGAGCACTTCGGCGGCATCGGCGCGTCCTGGCGCGGCGCGTTCGTCGGCGGCGAGCTGCTCGTCCACGCCGTCACGCTGGGCCCGCCGGGCGAGCGGCTCGACGGCAACTACGACACCCCGGTGCGGTGA
- a CDS encoding hydroxypyruvate isomerase family protein: MPYDVNLSLLFTELPLLERPLAAADAGFDAVEFWWPFGTPRPDPRDVDLFVGALSFAGVRLVALNIYAGDLAAGERGVLSHPDRAGDFRAGAEAAAAIGRATGCRVFNALYGNRLPGVDPAVQDVTAVRNLAEAARLMPGATVVVEPLNALENPDYPIRTAARAIAVCDRVREVSGHTGVKLLLDVYHLLTGGDDVPAAIDAYAGRIGHVQLADAPGRHQPGTGRLDVDDLLRRLDRAGYRGHIGLEYRPLGPSAESFGWMRGA, translated from the coding sequence ATGCCGTACGACGTGAACCTCTCACTGCTCTTCACCGAGTTGCCGCTGCTCGAACGCCCGCTCGCGGCCGCGGACGCCGGCTTCGACGCGGTCGAGTTCTGGTGGCCGTTCGGCACGCCCCGCCCGGATCCGCGCGACGTGGACCTGTTCGTCGGCGCGCTCTCCTTCGCCGGGGTACGACTGGTCGCGCTGAACATCTACGCCGGTGACCTTGCCGCGGGCGAGCGGGGCGTGCTCTCCCACCCGGACCGGGCCGGCGACTTCCGTGCCGGTGCCGAGGCCGCGGCCGCGATCGGGCGCGCAACCGGCTGCCGGGTGTTCAACGCGCTATACGGCAACCGGCTGCCCGGCGTCGACCCGGCCGTCCAGGACGTCACCGCGGTGCGGAACCTGGCCGAGGCCGCCCGCCTGATGCCCGGCGCGACCGTGGTGGTCGAACCACTCAACGCGCTTGAGAACCCGGACTATCCGATCCGGACCGCCGCACGGGCGATCGCGGTCTGCGACCGGGTGCGCGAGGTCTCCGGCCACACCGGCGTCAAGCTGCTGCTCGACGTCTACCACCTGCTCACCGGCGGCGACGACGTGCCGGCCGCGATCGACGCCTACGCCGGGCGGATCGGGCACGTGCAGCTCGCCGACGCACCCGGCCGCCACCAGCCCGGCACCGGCCGCCTGGACGTCGACGACCTGCTGCGCCGCCTGGACCGGGCCGGATACCGCGGCCACATCGGGCTGGAATACCGGCCGCTGGGCCCGAGCGCGGAGAGCTTCGGATGGATGAGGGGAGCGTGA
- a CDS encoding NAD(P)-binding domain-containing protein — protein sequence MARIGFIGLGIMGSPMAANLLSSGHEVTGYDRSTDRLDQLERAGGVRAASAGAAVSAADVVITMLPDSPDVAAVAGEITAHGRPGQLWIDTSSIAPATARAVAAAAPMPAVDAPVSGGEQSARDGTLSVMAGGPAEAFARARPLLDVVGGTVVHVGGPGAGQTVKLANQLIVAGVIELVAEAIVFLEAHGVDTDAAVRVLAGGLAGNAVLDRKAAGMLARSFTPGFRVDLHHKDLGNLAAAARDAGVAIPLGAVVAQLIGALRARGHGGLDHTALLLLVEELSGLGKAA from the coding sequence ATGGCGCGGATCGGCTTCATCGGCCTCGGGATCATGGGCAGCCCGATGGCCGCGAACCTGCTCTCGTCGGGGCACGAGGTCACCGGATACGACCGCAGCACGGACCGGCTCGATCAGCTCGAGCGCGCGGGCGGTGTCCGCGCCGCGTCGGCCGGCGCGGCGGTGAGCGCGGCCGACGTGGTGATCACCATGCTGCCGGACTCGCCGGACGTGGCCGCGGTCGCCGGGGAGATCACCGCTCACGGACGCCCCGGCCAGCTCTGGATCGACACCAGCAGCATCGCGCCGGCCACCGCCCGCGCGGTCGCCGCCGCCGCGCCGATGCCCGCGGTCGACGCCCCGGTCAGTGGCGGCGAGCAGAGCGCGCGCGACGGCACGCTGTCCGTCATGGCCGGCGGCCCGGCCGAGGCGTTCGCCCGCGCGAGACCGCTGCTGGACGTGGTCGGCGGCACGGTCGTGCACGTCGGCGGACCCGGCGCCGGGCAGACCGTCAAGCTCGCCAACCAGCTGATCGTGGCCGGCGTGATCGAGTTGGTGGCCGAGGCGATCGTGTTCCTGGAGGCGCACGGCGTGGACACGGACGCGGCCGTGCGCGTGCTCGCCGGCGGCCTGGCCGGCAACGCGGTCCTGGACCGGAAGGCGGCCGGCATGCTGGCCCGCTCGTTCACCCCCGGCTTCCGCGTCGACCTGCACCACAAGGACCTCGGCAACCTGGCCGCCGCAGCCCGGGACGCGGGCGTGGCCATCCCACTGGGCGCTGTGGTGGCCCAGCTGATCGGCGCGCTGCGCGCCCGCGGCCACGGCGGCCTCGACCACACGGCGCTGCTGTTGCTCGTCGAAGAGCTCTCCGGCCTGGGAAAGGCGGCATGA
- the gcl gene encoding glyoxylate carboligase yields MPCMEAVVGVLADEGVEVVFGCPGAAILPLYAALRTSAIRHLIVRHEEGATHMADGWARTTGRAGVAIGTSGPAGTNMITGLYTAIADSIPMVCLTGQAPTTKLHQEAFQAVDIVEIARPVTKWAVQVREAAQAPWIIREAFRVAHSGRPGPVLVDLPLDVQRQEIVWEPTLSARLPIVPAAPHGPSVEAALDMLLSAERPLLLAGGGVILAAATGVLREVAELLRIPVQVTLMGKGALPEDHALFAGMTGIQTTTRYGNASFLESDLVLAVGARFGDRHTGDLAVYRGARRFIHVDVSPLQLGRVFGPDLGVVSDARLFLEALLAAARRRGPRRSTGEWVSRVGALRATLNRRDDFDDLPIKAPRVFREINAHYGPETYFVTAIGLYQIWSGQFQATFRPRHYQVCGQAGPLGWEIPAAIGVKTARPDATVVAVIGDYSFQFLVEELAVAAQYDIPFVLVMLNNEYLGLIRQAETGYGMNYEVDIHYDAFGTDNVAIMEAYGCSGRRVTEPDAIADALDWADKEARRTRRPVLVEVMIDRESGTAHGTAIDAVHE; encoded by the coding sequence ATGCCCTGCATGGAAGCGGTCGTCGGCGTGCTCGCGGACGAGGGCGTGGAGGTGGTCTTCGGCTGCCCCGGCGCCGCGATCCTGCCGCTCTACGCGGCGCTGCGCACGTCAGCGATCCGGCACCTGATAGTGCGCCACGAGGAGGGCGCCACGCACATGGCCGACGGCTGGGCGCGCACCACCGGCCGGGCCGGCGTCGCGATCGGCACGTCCGGGCCGGCCGGCACCAATATGATCACCGGCCTCTACACCGCGATCGCGGACTCGATCCCGATGGTCTGCCTGACCGGCCAGGCACCGACCACCAAGCTGCACCAGGAGGCGTTCCAGGCCGTCGACATCGTGGAGATCGCCCGCCCGGTCACGAAGTGGGCGGTCCAGGTGCGCGAGGCCGCACAGGCGCCGTGGATCATCCGGGAGGCGTTCCGGGTCGCGCACAGCGGCAGGCCCGGCCCGGTCCTGGTGGACCTGCCGCTGGACGTGCAACGACAGGAGATCGTCTGGGAGCCGACGCTGTCCGCGCGCCTGCCGATCGTCCCGGCCGCGCCGCACGGCCCCTCGGTCGAGGCCGCGCTCGACATGCTGCTGTCGGCCGAACGCCCGCTGCTGCTGGCCGGCGGCGGGGTGATCCTGGCCGCCGCCACCGGCGTGCTGCGCGAGGTGGCCGAACTGCTGCGGATTCCGGTCCAGGTGACGCTGATGGGCAAGGGCGCGCTCCCGGAGGACCACGCGCTCTTCGCCGGCATGACGGGCATCCAGACCACCACGCGGTACGGCAACGCCTCCTTCCTGGAATCCGACCTGGTCCTGGCCGTGGGCGCCCGGTTCGGCGACCGGCACACCGGCGACCTGGCCGTCTACCGGGGCGCGCGCCGGTTCATCCACGTGGACGTGTCGCCGCTGCAGCTCGGCCGGGTCTTCGGACCGGACCTGGGCGTGGTCTCGGACGCGCGACTGTTCCTGGAGGCGCTGCTCGCCGCGGCCCGTCGCCGCGGTCCGCGCCGGTCCACGGGGGAGTGGGTGTCGAGGGTGGGGGCGCTGCGTGCGACGCTGAACCGCCGGGACGACTTCGACGACCTGCCGATCAAGGCGCCGCGCGTGTTCCGGGAGATCAACGCGCACTACGGTCCGGAGACGTACTTCGTCACCGCGATCGGGCTCTACCAGATCTGGTCCGGCCAGTTCCAGGCTACGTTCCGGCCGCGGCACTACCAGGTGTGCGGCCAGGCCGGGCCGCTCGGCTGGGAGATCCCGGCCGCGATCGGCGTGAAGACCGCCCGCCCGGACGCCACCGTGGTCGCGGTGATCGGCGACTACTCGTTCCAGTTCCTGGTCGAGGAACTGGCCGTCGCCGCGCAGTACGACATCCCGTTCGTATTGGTCATGCTCAACAACGAGTACCTCGGCCTGATCCGGCAGGCGGAGACCGGCTACGGCATGAACTACGAGGTCGACATCCACTACGACGCCTTCGGCACGGACAACGTGGCGATCATGGAGGCCTACGGCTGCTCCGGGCGCCGGGTGACCGAGCCGGACGCGATCGCGGACGCGCTGGACTGGGCGGACAAGGAGGCCCGCCGCACCCGCCGCCCGGTCCTGGTGGAGGTCATGATCGACCGGGAGTCCGGCACCGCGCACGGCACCGCCATCGACGCGGTGCACGAGTGA
- a CDS encoding GntR family transcriptional regulator → MLDALATLRDTAHTWHFGRTRMDTASTAREARSVRQPLERPVPLRQAAYDVIAEMIIAGELQPGEHLVEKDLAAQLGVSRQPVREALQRLHTEGWVDLRPALGAFVHVPTDDEADQLLATRTLLEAESARLAAKNATPEQIAHLWELQRAGEKALAEDDQEGLVKANATLHAHVATMSGNRVLAGLIAQVDRRVRWYYRPIARSRGAEAWDEHRALIEVIASRNGKKASDMMRRHTERTRESYHDRA, encoded by the coding sequence ATGCTGGATGCTCTCGCGACACTGCGCGACACCGCGCACACGTGGCACTTCGGGAGGACCCGGATGGACACCGCCTCGACGGCCCGCGAGGCCCGCAGCGTGCGTCAGCCCCTGGAGCGCCCGGTCCCACTGCGCCAGGCGGCCTACGACGTGATCGCTGAGATGATCATCGCCGGCGAGCTGCAGCCCGGCGAGCACCTGGTGGAGAAGGACCTCGCCGCCCAGCTCGGCGTGTCCCGCCAGCCGGTCCGTGAGGCGCTGCAACGCCTGCACACCGAGGGCTGGGTCGACCTGCGGCCCGCCCTCGGCGCGTTCGTGCACGTCCCCACCGACGACGAGGCCGATCAGCTGCTCGCCACCCGCACACTGCTGGAGGCCGAGTCCGCCCGGCTGGCCGCGAAGAACGCCACGCCCGAGCAGATCGCCCACCTGTGGGAGCTGCAGCGTGCCGGCGAGAAGGCGCTGGCCGAGGACGACCAGGAGGGCCTGGTCAAGGCCAATGCCACGCTGCACGCCCACGTCGCCACCATGTCCGGCAACCGGGTCCTGGCCGGCCTGATCGCCCAGGTCGACCGCCGCGTCCGGTGGTACTACCGGCCGATCGCGCGCTCCCGTGGCGCCGAGGCGTGGGACGAGCACCGCGCACTGATCGAGGTCATCGCAAGTCGTAACGGCAAGAAGGCCTCGGACATGATGCGCCGTCACACCGAACGCACCCGCGAGTCCTATCACGATCGGGCGTGA
- a CDS encoding thiamine pyrophosphate-binding protein, whose translation MPTSDSAATEAILREPSRDGENISGGHLVAKALKAEGVDVIFTLCGGHIIDIYDGCVDEGISVVDVRHEQVAAHAADGYARITGRPGCAVVTAGPGTTDAVTGVANAFRAESPMLLIGGQGALSQHRMGSLQDLPHVDMMAPITKFAATVPHTARVADMVSMAFRECYAGAPGPSFLEIPRDVLDNEVPLSSAVIPASYRTTTKSIGDPASIEKLAGLLSRSSKPCVLLGSQVWTGRGSQAAIDFARSLDVPVFMNGSARGTLPPGDPHHFSLSRRYAFSNADLILIVGTPFDFRMGYGRRLPASATVVQIDMDYRTVGKNRDVDLGLVGDPGSILAAVTAAGSFVNRKAWFDELRAQETAAYEKRLPRQLSTASPIHPLRLAHEINEFLTEDSIYIGDGGDIVTFSGGVVQPKSPGHWMDPGPLGTLGVGIPFVMAAKYARPDKEVVALFGDGAFSLTGWDFETLVRFNLPFVGVVGNNSSMNQIRYGQMRKYGEARGRVGNTLGDVRYDEFARMLGGHGEEVRNPEDIAPALRRARESGLPSLINVWVDPDAYAPGTMNQTMYK comes from the coding sequence GTGCCGACCTCCGACTCCGCCGCCACCGAGGCGATCCTCAGGGAACCCAGCCGGGACGGGGAGAACATCTCTGGCGGGCACCTGGTCGCCAAGGCTCTCAAGGCCGAGGGCGTCGACGTCATCTTCACGCTCTGCGGCGGGCACATCATCGACATCTACGACGGCTGTGTCGACGAGGGCATCTCCGTCGTCGACGTGCGGCACGAGCAGGTCGCGGCGCACGCGGCCGACGGCTACGCGCGGATCACCGGCCGGCCCGGCTGCGCGGTCGTCACCGCCGGTCCCGGCACCACGGACGCGGTCACCGGCGTCGCCAACGCGTTCCGCGCGGAGAGCCCGATGCTGCTCATCGGCGGCCAGGGCGCGCTCTCCCAGCACCGGATGGGCTCGCTGCAGGACCTGCCACACGTGGACATGATGGCGCCGATCACGAAGTTCGCCGCGACCGTGCCGCACACCGCGCGCGTGGCCGACATGGTGTCGATGGCGTTCCGGGAGTGCTACGCGGGCGCCCCCGGCCCGTCGTTCCTGGAGATCCCGCGCGACGTGCTGGACAACGAGGTGCCGCTGTCCTCCGCGGTGATCCCCGCGTCCTACCGGACCACGACGAAGAGCATCGGCGACCCGGCGTCGATCGAGAAGCTGGCCGGGCTGCTGTCACGCTCGTCGAAGCCGTGCGTGCTGCTCGGCTCGCAGGTCTGGACCGGGCGCGGATCCCAGGCGGCGATCGACTTCGCGCGCTCGCTCGACGTGCCGGTCTTCATGAACGGGTCGGCCCGCGGCACGCTCCCGCCCGGCGACCCGCACCACTTCAGCCTGTCCCGCCGCTACGCCTTCTCCAACGCCGACCTGATCCTGATCGTGGGCACACCCTTCGACTTCCGGATGGGGTACGGACGGCGCCTGCCCGCGTCGGCCACCGTGGTCCAGATCGACATGGACTACCGCACCGTCGGCAAGAATCGGGACGTCGACCTCGGCCTGGTCGGTGACCCCGGGTCGATCCTGGCCGCGGTCACCGCCGCCGGCAGCTTCGTGAACCGCAAGGCCTGGTTCGACGAGCTGCGCGCGCAGGAGACCGCGGCCTACGAGAAGCGGCTCCCCCGCCAGCTGTCCACCGCCTCGCCGATCCACCCGCTGCGGCTGGCGCACGAGATCAACGAGTTCCTCACCGAGGACTCGATCTACATCGGCGACGGTGGCGACATCGTCACGTTCTCCGGCGGCGTGGTGCAGCCGAAGTCGCCCGGCCACTGGATGGACCCGGGACCACTCGGCACGCTCGGCGTCGGCATCCCGTTCGTGATGGCGGCGAAGTACGCGCGGCCGGACAAGGAGGTGGTGGCGCTCTTCGGTGACGGCGCGTTCAGCCTCACCGGCTGGGACTTCGAGACGCTGGTCCGCTTCAACCTGCCGTTCGTCGGCGTGGTCGGCAACAACTCCTCGATGAACCAGATCCGCTACGGCCAGATGCGCAAGTACGGCGAGGCCCGCGGCCGGGTCGGCAACACGCTCGGCGACGTCCGCTACGACGAGTTCGCCCGGATGCTCGGCGGTCACGGCGAGGAGGTGCGCAACCCGGAGGACATCGCACCGGCACTGCGCCGGGCCCGCGAGTCCGGCCTGCCCTCCCTGATCAACGTCTGGGTCGACCCGGACGCCTACGCACCGGGCACGATGAATCAGACGATGTACAAGTAG
- a CDS encoding TerC family protein — protein sequence MNVPAWVWTVTVTGFALMIALDFVLVHRNPREPSFRECVAWVTFYVLAAIAFGAGVAATAGGGSSGEFFAGWLTEYSLSVDNLFVFLIIMSRFAVPHRYRQQVLLVGIVLALLLRGAFIAVGASAVQRFDWLFYIFGAFLVYTAIKLVGPQEEDEFSENVALRFARRILPTTRSYVGGAVLTRVDGRRMVTPMLIVIIAIGTTDLLFALDSIPAIFGLTQEPYLVFAANTFALMGLRQLYFLIGALLDRLVYLSKGLAIILAFIGGKLVLEALHHDGVEWAPEIPILVSLGVIVGTLAITTAASLIKSARDGRRVPVEPADLVDADANG from the coding sequence ATGAACGTACCCGCGTGGGTCTGGACCGTGACCGTGACCGGTTTCGCGCTGATGATCGCGCTCGACTTCGTGCTGGTGCACCGCAACCCGCGCGAGCCGTCGTTCCGCGAGTGCGTGGCGTGGGTGACGTTCTACGTGCTGGCCGCGATAGCGTTCGGCGCAGGCGTGGCGGCGACGGCCGGTGGCGGCTCATCCGGCGAGTTCTTCGCCGGATGGCTCACCGAATACTCACTGAGCGTGGACAACCTGTTCGTGTTCCTGATCATCATGAGCCGGTTCGCGGTGCCGCACCGGTACCGGCAGCAGGTGCTGTTGGTCGGGATCGTGCTGGCACTGCTGCTGCGCGGCGCGTTCATCGCGGTCGGTGCCTCCGCGGTGCAGCGCTTCGACTGGCTGTTCTACATCTTCGGTGCGTTCCTGGTCTACACCGCGATCAAGCTGGTGGGACCGCAGGAGGAGGACGAGTTCTCGGAGAATGTGGCGCTGCGGTTCGCCCGGCGGATTCTGCCGACCACCCGCTCCTATGTGGGCGGCGCGGTGCTGACCCGGGTGGACGGGCGGCGGATGGTGACGCCGATGCTGATCGTGATCATCGCGATCGGCACCACGGACCTGCTGTTCGCGCTGGACTCGATCCCGGCGATCTTCGGGCTGACCCAGGAGCCGTACCTGGTATTCGCGGCGAACACGTTCGCGCTGATGGGGTTGCGGCAGCTCTACTTCCTGATCGGCGCGCTGCTCGACCGGCTGGTCTATCTCAGCAAGGGCCTGGCCATCATCCTCGCGTTCATCGGTGGCAAGCTGGTGCTGGAGGCGCTGCACCACGACGGCGTCGAATGGGCGCCGGAGATCCCCATCCTGGTGTCGCTCGGCGTCATCGTCGGCACGCTGGCGATCACCACCGCGGCCAGCCTGATCAAGTCGGCGCGAGACGGCCGGCGGGTCCCGGTAGAGCCCGCCGACCTGGTCGACGCGGACGCTAACGGTTGA
- a CDS encoding Nramp family divalent metal transporter: MDSRQQTPTTVTDTQPERVWQAGRLEPMPIRELPDPPPSIHLLGPTVFLVALGVGMGESYMWPRLVLVFGPEIRWLFLIGVTLQAFVMLEMARYAMATGESIFFGAARVFKPLMWFFFTVAILVYIWPGHLSAGAAAFESITGIPWTVTACVALICVGILFSLAKVIYNVLENLLGLLIGLLVAGTAVVASMVGNLSDLGSTLAGMFAFGYLPDTAMSETWFPILVGSIAFAGPSGMQQMWYTLHLRDSGAGMGAHLPKVRGLRGAGGEERMPSRGFMFDTDDPAELKKWKGWRRWVTFDAVLLFWGITMLVTVSFTVLAQAAARENPNVGALIESGEREASLNAMADSFASAGAPVLHGIFLGFIALIGLNATLGLFDSFSRGQADMTYHFVPGAKRFRMSHLYAGFLWGVITFGILILLFGPADGPGAILDLLAFLSTFAMGAYCVVLLLVNNLMLPKPIRPSILQNLVIGFGAVFYLGMLIYSLVRFGVVVG, translated from the coding sequence GTGGACTCACGACAACAGACCCCCACCACCGTCACGGACACCCAACCGGAGCGCGTCTGGCAGGCCGGACGCCTGGAACCGATGCCGATCCGCGAACTTCCCGACCCGCCGCCGTCCATCCACCTGCTCGGGCCGACCGTGTTCCTGGTCGCGCTCGGCGTCGGCATGGGCGAGTCGTACATGTGGCCACGCCTGGTCCTGGTCTTCGGGCCGGAGATCCGCTGGCTGTTCCTGATCGGCGTGACGCTGCAGGCCTTCGTCATGCTGGAGATGGCCCGGTACGCGATGGCGACCGGGGAGAGCATCTTCTTCGGCGCGGCCCGCGTGTTCAAGCCACTGATGTGGTTCTTCTTCACCGTGGCGATCCTGGTCTACATCTGGCCCGGTCACCTCTCCGCCGGTGCGGCCGCGTTCGAGTCGATAACCGGCATCCCCTGGACCGTGACCGCCTGTGTGGCACTGATCTGCGTAGGCATCCTGTTCAGCCTCGCGAAGGTCATCTACAACGTGCTGGAGAACCTGCTCGGCCTGCTCATCGGCCTGCTGGTGGCCGGCACCGCGGTGGTCGCGTCGATGGTCGGCAACCTGTCCGACCTGGGCTCCACGCTGGCCGGCATGTTCGCGTTCGGCTACCTGCCGGACACCGCCATGTCGGAGACCTGGTTCCCGATCCTGGTCGGGTCGATCGCGTTCGCCGGGCCGTCCGGCATGCAACAGATGTGGTACACGCTGCACCTTCGTGACTCCGGCGCCGGCATGGGCGCACACCTGCCGAAGGTCCGCGGTCTGCGCGGCGCCGGCGGTGAGGAGAGGATGCCGTCCCGCGGCTTCATGTTCGACACCGACGATCCGGCCGAGCTGAAGAAGTGGAAGGGCTGGCGGCGGTGGGTCACGTTCGACGCGGTGCTGCTGTTCTGGGGCATCACCATGCTGGTCACCGTCTCGTTCACCGTGCTGGCCCAGGCCGCGGCGCGGGAGAACCCGAACGTGGGCGCGCTGATCGAGAGCGGTGAGCGGGAGGCGTCGCTGAACGCGATGGCGGACAGCTTCGCCTCGGCCGGCGCGCCGGTGCTGCACGGGATCTTCCTCGGCTTCATCGCGCTGATCGGGCTGAACGCCACGCTCGGGCTGTTCGACTCGTTCTCCCGCGGGCAGGCGGACATGACGTACCACTTCGTGCCGGGCGCGAAGCGGTTCCGGATGTCGCACCTCTATGCCGGGTTCCTCTGGGGCGTCATCACGTTCGGCATCCTGATCCTGCTGTTCGGGCCGGCGGACGGGCCGGGCGCGATCCTGGACCTGCTCGCGTTCCTGTCCACGTTCGCGATGGGCGCCTACTGCGTGGTGCTGCTGCTGGTCAACAACCTGATGCTGCCCAAGCCGATCAGGCCGTCCATACTCCAGAACCTGGTGATCGGCTTCGGGGCGGTCTTCTACCTCGGCATGCTGATCTACAGCCTGGTCCGCTTCGGCGTGGTCGTGGGCTGA